The window TACAATGCTGCAACCAAAAAATATGATGCTTTTACCAAAGTATTTGACGGAAGCATGTACGGACTGGGATGGACGCTCGAAATGTATATTGATGATTCAAACAAACTTTATGTAAGTTTTGCCGATCCTGGAAAAGTGCTTGTCTTTGATATTAACAATCTTCCCCAACTGAAACTTGTAAAGACTTTTGATGCGGATAAAGGAGCTCATCATATGGCTTTCTTTAAAACCAAATCAGGAAAAGAGGTAGTAGCAGTACAAAATAATTTATTAGATATTCCTAATCTGAATTCCGGGACCATTACTATAATTGATATCAATACAGGAAAAAAACTAGGAACAGTGGATCTGCGTAATAAATATGGAATATTGCCGGAGTCAATTGAAGGAACAAATGGTCCCAGCAATTATATGCATCATTAACTTTGCAATAACCTTTAACCAATAAAGAATTTCAAAAAAGGATAAACACTTTTAAACTTTTCTTAGTAGTTTCTCTATGTTAAGTACCCGTCATTAATTATTCATCATTCTTTTATAACTTTAATGGATGAAATTTATATATGTTTGTGAAGGAGAGCTTGAAACCCTTAAAATGATGTCAAGTCATCATCAAAACTCGTTTGTTCGGGAACGTGCCCAAGCAGTGATCATGAATCATAATGGTATTAAATCACAACAAATTGCAGAGGTTTTATCAGTGAAAGTAAGGGCAGTTTATTCATGGCTAAAATCATATCAGGAATACGGATTCATAGGACTTTACACAAAAAAAGGACAAGGAAGGAAAAGTATTTTTTTCACCCTTGGTTCAGAAGACCAAAAGCGTATTTTGGATAAAATAGATCAGGGTGATTCGGTGAAAGAAACCACATGTTTTATCAATGAAAATTTTTCTGAAAATGTTAGTGAAAGAATGCTGAAAACCTTTCTAAAAAAAAGGGTATATATGGAAAAGAATAAGATGTTGTCTCAAGCCTCTTCAAAATAAGGAAGAATACCTGCTGAAAGCAGAACAGCTAAAGAATCTAATGTGTCTCTCGAAAGAAGGTTATTTGGATCTATATTTCGCTGATGAGAGCGGCTTTTCTTTAACTCCTTCCATTTCCTACCATTGGCAACAGAAAAACGAAAATGTGAAAATTGTTCCGAAACACAGTAAAAGAATCAATGTTTTTGGGATAATCTCGCAGGATAATAACCTATTCCAACGTCATCATAAGGGAAAAATTACTTCTGATTTTGTTATTGGTGCAATTGATGAGTTTTCAGACACCACTATAAAGAAGACTGTTATTTGTTTGGATAATGCACGGATCCATCATTCTAAGGAGTTTCAGGCACAGATTGCAAGATGGAAGGAGTTGGATATTGAGATTTTTTATCTCCCAAAATACAGCCCACATCTAAATTCTATTGAGGTTCTTTGGAGAAAAATAAAGTATGAATGGCTTCGTGCAAGGGATTATCTCTCTGAAGAAACACTTGAAAAAGCATTGGACAGGATCTTTTCAGAGTTTGGAAATACATACACCATAAAATTTAATTAAAAATGATGAATAATTTAGGGAAGGCACTTATTTAATATAGAGTCTCATTCTTTCTTCATACTCAGGCTTTAGTTTTAAAAGTTTCCATATTTTTTTATCATCTGGATTACTGATTCTGTAGAAAATGATTTTGTCTGCAGAATATTTGAAATAGGGATGATTTTTGAGCCAGTCTTCCGGAGCATCTGCCAAAGAATATTTAGGAACATTGGAAGTATTAAGCGGTGCTGTAGAAATTAATTTTTGAACAAGATCCTGATCGATATTGTAAGTGCTTAAAATCTGCTGTTTATTCATGAAACCTCCCAGCTTCTTTCTAAACCCGATTATTGATCCGGCACTTTTTTCATCCAGACCAAATTCAATCAGCTGCCTGAATGTAATTGTATTCAGATCCGTTTTCGAAAAATCTGTATTTTCCTGTTGTTTTTCCTGAATGTTAATGTAAGGTTTTATTTCCTGGAATTTCTCAGAGGAAATCACAAAACATTTTTCGAGATCTTCCGGACTTTTAAAACTTCCCCGCAAATTTTTATCCCGGTAATTGACGATGGTGAGACTCTGTTTCTCTGAGAAACCTAAAGTTTTCCATCCTTCAATATCAAGTTGATTCGGATCAAAAGCATGATATTGAATTTGGGTTTTAACCGCATTGTTTTTTGCAAAATTTCTGAAATTTTCAGGCGTTTTTTCCGGTAATACCAGATAAGGTCGAAGCTTACTGTAATTTTCCGGTGAAATAATAAAGCATTCTCTAAATTTCTCTTTACTGATAAAGCTTCCACCAAGATAATTCTTATATTTTATAATAGCTTCGGCCTGGCGTTCACTGAATCCCATTCTGAGCCAATCGTTGGCCGAAAACTCATCAGGATTGAATCTTCCTGTGATGGAAAGTTCTTTTTTACTGGTGTTGCGGTATTCTTTAGATCTTCCTCCTTCAGCTATTTCCGGAAGTAATATAAAAGAGGCCAATTCACTGAATTTTTCTTCAGAAATAGCATAGCATTTTTTCAATTGCTCCTTACTGGTAAATTTTCCACCCAATATATCTTTGTACTTAAGAATGGTAATACTCTGTTTCTCCGAAAATCCCAGTTTTATCCATTGCTCTTTATCCAAAGCATTGGGATCAAAATCTGATACATCAGCAATCGCTGTAGAAGCTGAAATAAACTTTACATCAGGAAAAGGTTCTTTTGCCCGGCTTGTATACTTCTGATAGGCGAATAGTATAGTCAGCAATGCGACCATAAATGCCAGTTTCCGGTAATCGTTTTTTCTCATCATTTGGTAAACATATTAATAAAAGCAATGCATGGCAATAGCTGAGAATGAATTGATTAATGATTTGTTTTAAAATTATCAGTTATGATTTAAAACGTAATATAAAAATTCTCTTTTCCGTGATGTAATTTCTTGTTTGAGAAAGGAATAGGCTCATTGTATGTTCTCTGGTTTTTATTTTTAATACGACAGGTTTTGTCGTTGTTATGAAATAATTTTACATCGTGGAGGAATTGAAATGATTACAGCAAGGGCAATGGACCCTCAGGCTTTCTCATTGGAAAATAAAATAGTTACCCTCTTCCAGCCAAAACTCCCGATTTACAGTTTTTTTCAACTTCTGAAGAATTTTATGATTATCAGAAAAATCAATACATTTACCAATATAAGATCACTTAGGAAATGTAAGAGTGAGCTTTGGAAGAAACAGCACAGGTGTTCTTGAAAAGACAGGTGCTAATGATTATTATCCTTTTGGGATGAAACACCTGAAAACGGGTAATGCTTTATTTGGTCAGGGAACTTATAAAAATTATAAGTACAAGGGGAAGGAATTACGGGAAAGTGGTATGTTCCAGTTTGGGATGTGCCTAAAAATAATTTTATGTTTCAAGGTAATATGAAAGTATCAGATCTAACCGTTGAACAATTACAAAGAATAAATAGATTATATAAAGCAGGCAAATTGAATAAAAAAGAAAGTAATCCCGCATATGAGAAATGAAAAAATTAGCTTATTTAATAGTACTTATTATTCTTTCTTGTAAAGAAAATAAAAATATTCCTTTAGCAGAAAAACAGATTAATAATTTAGCTGTAGAAATACCTACGGAAAGATTTTATATAGAATTAATTGATTATTACCCAGCTTTAGATAGTGCTCAATCAAATTTTTATATAATAAAAAATATTCATAATAATGACACAATGTATGTGTTAAATAATCTGCCAATATATGATTTTATTAA of the Chryseobacterium aureum genome contains:
- a CDS encoding helix-hairpin-helix domain-containing protein, which produces MMRKNDYRKLAFMVALLTILFAYQKYTSRAKEPFPDVKFISASTAIADVSDFDPNALDKEQWIKLGFSEKQSITILKYKDILGGKFTSKEQLKKCYAISEEKFSELASFILLPEIAEGGRSKEYRNTSKKELSITGRFNPDEFSANDWLRMGFSERQAEAIIKYKNYLGGSFISKEKFRECFIISPENYSKLRPYLVLPEKTPENFRNFAKNNAVKTQIQYHAFDPNQLDIEGWKTLGFSEKQSLTIVNYRDKNLRGSFKSPEDLEKCFVISSEKFQEIKPYINIQEKQQENTDFSKTDLNTITFRQLIEFGLDEKSAGSIIGFRKKLGGFMNKQQILSTYNIDQDLVQKLISTAPLNTSNVPKYSLADAPEDWLKNHPYFKYSADKIIFYRISNPDDKKIWKLLKLKPEYEERMRLYIK
- a CDS encoding helix-turn-helix domain-containing protein, which gives rise to MKFIYVCEGELETLKMMSSHHQNSFVRERAQAVIMNHNGIKSQQIAEVLSVKVRAVYSWLKSYQEYGFIGLYTKKGQGRKSIFFTLGSEDQKRILDKIDQGDSVKETTCFINENFSENVSERMLKTFLKKRVYMEKNKMLSQASSK
- a CDS encoding IS630 family transposase — protein: MCLSKEGYLDLYFADESGFSLTPSISYHWQQKNENVKIVPKHSKRINVFGIISQDNNLFQRHHKGKITSDFVIGAIDEFSDTTIKKTVICLDNARIHHSKEFQAQIARWKELDIEIFYLPKYSPHLNSIEVLWRKIKYEWLRARDYLSEETLEKALDRIFSEFGNTYTIKFN